The proteins below are encoded in one region of Telopea speciosissima isolate NSW1024214 ecotype Mountain lineage chromosome 10, Tspe_v1, whole genome shotgun sequence:
- the LOC122641336 gene encoding phosphoenolpyruvate carboxylase kinase 1-like isoform X2, with amino-acid sequence MSEGLKRVYQVCEEIGQGRFGTVSRCFFPATGESFALKSIDKRLLTDSVDRECVEKESKIMQLLSGNPNIVEIVDVYEDEAYLDIVMELCDSSDLYDRISNRTFSDVEAAAIMLPLMEAIAHCHRRGVAHRDIKPDNILFDSGNRLKLADFGSAEIFHDGLPMRGIVGTPYYVAPEVLSGRDYSEKVDIWSAGVILYIMLAGIPPFYGDSAAEIFEAVLRGNLRFPTRIFYSVSPAAKDLLRKMLSKDVSKRFSAEQVLGHPWITSRGEATR; translated from the exons ATGAGCGAAGGATTGAAGAGAGTCTACCAGGTTTGCGAAGAGATCGGTCAGGGAAGATTCGGTACCGTTTCCCGGTGCTTCTTTCCTGCAACCGGCGAGTCCTTCGCCTTGAAATCCATCGACAAACGTCTCCTTACGGACTCCGTTGATCGAGAATGCGTCGAGAAAGAATCCAAGATCATGCAACTTCTCAGCGGAAACCCTAACATTGTTGAAATCGTCGATGTTTACGAAGATGAAGCTTATCTTGACATCGTTATGGAGCTCTGCGATTCTTCCGACCTCTACGATCGTATCTCCAACCGTACTTTTTCTGATGTCGAAGCTGCTGCTATTATGTTGCCCTTGATGGAGGCAATCGCTCATTGTCACAGGAGAGGTGTTGCTCATCGTGACATTAAGCCTGATAACATACTCTTTGACAGTGGGAACCGCTTGAAGCTGGCTGATTTTGGATCTGCTGAGATCTTTCACGACGGATTACCTATGAGGGGGATCGTTGGGACGCCTTACTATGTTGCGCCTGAGGTGCTTTCTGGGAGGGATTACAGTGAGAAGGTGGACATTTGGAGTGCGGGTGTTATTTTGTACATAATGTTGGCCGGAATCCCGCCTTTTTATGGTGATTCTGCGGCTGAGATCTTTGAGGCGGTGCTTCGTGGCAATCTCCGCTTTCCGACTCGGATCTTTTACTCCGTTTCGCCGGCGGCGAAGGATCTTCTGCGGAAGATGCTTTCAAAGGACGTCTCCAAGAGATTCTCGGCCGAGCAAGTACTCG GTCATCCATGGATCACAAGCAGAGGAGAAGCTACTCGATGA
- the LOC122641336 gene encoding phosphoenolpyruvate carboxylase kinase 1-like isoform X3, with the protein MSEGLKRVYQVCEEIGQGRFGTVSRCFFPATGESFALKSIDKRLLTDSVDRECVEKESKIMQLLSGNPNIVEIVDVYEDEAYLDIVMELCDSSDLYDRISNRTFSDVEAAAIMLPLMEAIAHCHRRGVAHRDIKPDNILFDSGNRLKLADFGSAEIFHDGLPMRGIVGTPYYVAPEVLSGRDYSEKVDIWSAGVILYIMLAGIPPFYGDSAAEIFEAVLRGNLRFPTRIFYSVSPAAKDLLRKMLSKDVSKRFSAEQVLGHPWITSRGEATR; encoded by the coding sequence ATGAGCGAAGGATTGAAGAGAGTCTACCAGGTTTGCGAAGAGATCGGTCAGGGAAGATTCGGTACCGTTTCCCGGTGCTTCTTTCCTGCAACCGGCGAGTCCTTCGCCTTGAAATCCATCGACAAACGTCTCCTTACGGACTCCGTTGATCGAGAATGCGTCGAGAAAGAATCCAAGATCATGCAACTTCTCAGCGGAAACCCTAACATTGTTGAAATCGTCGATGTTTACGAAGATGAAGCTTATCTTGACATCGTTATGGAGCTCTGCGATTCTTCCGACCTCTACGATCGTATCTCCAACCGTACTTTTTCTGATGTCGAAGCTGCTGCTATTATGTTGCCCTTGATGGAGGCAATCGCTCATTGTCACAGGAGAGGTGTTGCTCATCGTGACATTAAGCCTGATAACATACTCTTTGACAGTGGGAACCGCTTGAAGCTGGCTGATTTTGGATCTGCTGAGATCTTTCACGACGGATTACCTATGAGGGGGATCGTTGGGACGCCTTACTATGTTGCGCCTGAGGTGCTTTCTGGGAGGGATTACAGTGAGAAGGTGGACATTTGGAGTGCGGGTGTTATTTTGTACATAATGTTGGCCGGAATCCCGCCTTTTTATGGTGATTCTGCGGCTGAGATCTTTGAGGCGGTGCTTCGTGGCAATCTCCGCTTTCCGACTCGGATCTTTTACTCCGTTTCGCCGGCGGCGAAGGATCTTCTGCGGAAGATGCTTTCAAAGGACGTCTCCAAGAGATTCTCGGCCGAGCAAGTACTCG